Proteins encoded together in one Chloroflexota bacterium window:
- a CDS encoding LLM class flavin-dependent oxidoreductase, with the protein MFLMRFTERAYYHYTEEDVRNSYRSAVRLTFPNSHFDTGKASHMYNYYLDEYEYCEEVGFDGLMLNEHHNTPTCMGAAMNLEAAILARTTKKPKIVLLGNPLPIQENPIRMAEELAEIDLISRGRLVSGFVRGTGVESWATNTNPVHNRDRFQEAHDLILKTWTTPGPFRWDGKHYEFRVVNPFVRPLQEPHPPVWVPGSASPETMIWAAQRHYPYVFLEADPDVVGDAKRIYAEAANEVGYEPGPQNFGYLFRVHVQDTDEKAYEVGRGFLSGNAGVGRVPMPPEYMNPPGYSSIEGRKRLANINLRPDRLVGGVDAAGYDRVVQLNRIVVGSPDTVIKKLREVLSVVRPGILAVWTNDGSISHEDTMNCLRLMKDEVLPALRELGKELELPGPFEVAP; encoded by the coding sequence ATGTTCTTGATGCGATTCACCGAGCGCGCGTACTACCACTATACGGAAGAGGATGTGCGCAATAGCTACCGCAGCGCCGTCCGGCTGACCTTCCCCAACTCGCATTTCGACACGGGCAAAGCGTCGCACATGTACAACTACTATCTCGACGAGTACGAGTACTGCGAAGAGGTCGGCTTCGATGGGCTGATGCTCAACGAGCACCACAATACGCCCACCTGCATGGGCGCCGCGATGAACCTCGAAGCGGCGATTTTGGCGCGCACCACCAAGAAGCCCAAGATTGTGCTGCTCGGCAATCCCCTGCCCATTCAGGAAAACCCAATCAGAATGGCTGAGGAACTCGCCGAGATTGACCTGATTTCGCGCGGCAGGCTTGTCTCCGGCTTTGTGCGCGGCACCGGCGTCGAGTCCTGGGCGACGAACACAAACCCGGTGCACAACCGAGACCGATTTCAGGAAGCGCACGACCTTATCCTCAAGACATGGACGACGCCGGGACCATTCCGCTGGGACGGCAAGCACTACGAATTCCGCGTGGTCAACCCATTCGTGCGCCCGCTTCAAGAGCCGCATCCACCCGTGTGGGTGCCGGGCAGCGCAAGCCCTGAGACGATGATTTGGGCGGCGCAGCGGCACTATCCGTACGTCTTCCTCGAGGCTGACCCTGATGTGGTCGGCGATGCCAAGCGCATCTACGCGGAAGCGGCGAACGAAGTCGGATACGAACCGGGCCCCCAGAACTTCGGCTATCTGTTCCGCGTACATGTTCAGGACACGGACGAGAAGGCGTACGAAGTGGGCAGGGGCTTCTTGTCCGGCAACGCCGGTGTCGGTCGCGTGCCAATGCCGCCGGAGTATATGAACCCACCGGGCTATAGCTCCATCGAAGGTCGCAAACGGCTCGCGAACATCAATCTCAGACCGGACAGGCTGGTAGGCGGCGTAGATGCGGCGGGCTACGACAGGGTCGTGCAACTCAATCGCATCGTCGTGGGCAGCCCGGATACCGTAATCAAGAAACTGCGCGAAGTGCTGTCGGTAGTGCGTCCCGGCATACTCGCGGTGTGGACGAATGACGGCAGCATCAGCCACGAAGATACGATGAATTGCCTGCGCCTGATGAAGGACGAAGTGCTGCCCGCCCTCCGCGAACTCGGCAAAGAACTCGAATTGCCCGGCCCGTTTGAAGTGGCGCCGTAA
- a CDS encoding alpha/beta fold hydrolase produces the protein MTEANNSDNYIEIAGAKIHMLKAGSGDAVLSLHSIEGNLGWLPYLEALSRSACVYAPTHPGFGTSERPDWLETIDDLARFYLWALDELGLGRVHLIGGFMGGWIAAEMAVMCPQVLQSLTLIGTAGVRPTDGEIADIFLLGEEETINLAIGNSDVLAAAIDAEEPNLRIRGREMTTRLCWKPYMHDPSLIHLLPRVQVPTLVVWGENDCIVPVSAGEQIADAMPNASLEVFEGAGHLPHIEKPEQVTPLLLEHMGLSG, from the coding sequence ATGACAGAAGCCAACAACTCAGATAATTATATCGAAATTGCGGGCGCGAAAATCCATATGCTGAAGGCTGGCAGCGGCGACGCGGTGCTTTCACTGCACAGCATCGAAGGCAATCTTGGATGGCTGCCGTATCTCGAAGCCCTGTCGCGGTCTGCTTGCGTATATGCGCCCACGCACCCCGGCTTTGGCACATCGGAGCGGCCCGACTGGCTGGAGACTATCGATGACCTAGCGCGCTTCTACCTCTGGGCGCTTGACGAACTTGGACTGGGCAGGGTGCATCTCATCGGCGGCTTCATGGGTGGCTGGATCGCGGCGGAGATGGCGGTGATGTGCCCGCAGGTTCTGCAAAGCCTAACGCTCATCGGCACCGCCGGAGTCCGCCCGACAGACGGCGAGATTGCGGATATTTTCCTGCTCGGCGAAGAAGAGACCATCAACCTAGCCATCGGTAATTCCGATGTGCTCGCCGCGGCAATCGATGCGGAAGAACCCAATCTGCGAATACGCGGACGCGAAATGACGACGCGCCTATGCTGGAAGCCGTATATGCACGATCCTAGCCTCATCCACCTACTGCCGCGCGTGCAAGTTCCGACGCTTGTCGTTTGGGGGGAGAACGACTGCATCGTGCCCGTCAGCGCAGGCGAGCAGATCGCCGATGCTATGCCGAACGCCAGTCTTGAAGTGTTTGAAGGCGCGGGGCATCTTCCTCACATCGAAAAGCCGGAGCAGGTTACGCCTTTGTTGCTGGAACACATGGGGCTATCGGGTTAA
- a CDS encoding mandelate racemase/muconate lactonizing enzyme family protein, producing the protein MKITDIQVNQLRSFLGPDDQSFIGQGGRLIVRVYTDGGITGIAEGSRGLDVFRAYVDSMIKPLLIGEDPRQPRQIWEKLSLGTGQQATRVPPQIAGAIDICCWDIMGKAAGLPVYAMLGGARRTEIPLYWSRGNGWRKSPGEMLEEVQEGYDKGFRAFKVRMDWRDYRQDSNPRNDFEIFRAVREWLPDDVPLGFDANNGYSVPTAIQQGRRLEEMGAAHFEEPLPQYDLRGLRQVVDALDMAVSTGEQETSAWRFRDLIDLSNPDILQPDILNVGGLSEIVRVYEMAVSDNKVIMPHSPSVGVNSVASLHAYSTVTNAVRPHEFSEEFTGPAERIAALFQEPIIPENGKITLPDRPGFGLDFDEAELEKAIIA; encoded by the coding sequence ATGAAAATCACTGACATACAAGTAAATCAGCTGCGCAGTTTCCTTGGACCGGACGACCAATCGTTCATCGGGCAGGGCGGCAGGCTCATCGTGCGGGTCTATACGGACGGGGGCATCACCGGCATCGCGGAAGGTTCGCGCGGGCTGGACGTGTTCCGCGCGTATGTGGACTCAATGATTAAGCCTCTGCTAATTGGCGAAGACCCGCGACAACCTCGACAAATTTGGGAAAAGCTCTCGCTTGGCACGGGGCAGCAGGCGACCCGCGTCCCGCCGCAGATTGCGGGCGCGATAGACATCTGTTGCTGGGACATTATGGGCAAAGCTGCAGGATTGCCGGTTTACGCGATGCTGGGCGGCGCGCGGCGCACCGAGATTCCTTTGTACTGGAGCCGCGGCAATGGCTGGCGCAAGTCGCCCGGCGAGATGCTCGAAGAGGTGCAGGAAGGCTACGACAAGGGCTTCCGCGCGTTCAAGGTGCGCATGGACTGGCGCGACTACCGGCAGGACAGCAACCCGCGCAACGACTTCGAGATATTCCGCGCCGTTCGCGAGTGGCTGCCCGACGATGTGCCGCTGGGATTTGACGCGAACAACGGCTATTCCGTGCCGACCGCGATTCAGCAGGGCAGACGGCTGGAAGAGATGGGCGCGGCGCACTTCGAGGAGCCACTGCCACAGTACGACCTGCGCGGTTTGCGCCAAGTCGTGGACGCGCTCGACATGGCGGTGTCAACGGGCGAGCAGGAAACATCCGCGTGGCGCTTCCGCGACCTGATAGACCTGTCCAACCCGGACATTCTGCAGCCGGACATTCTCAATGTCGGCGGTCTGTCCGAGATAGTCAGGGTCTATGAGATGGCAGTCTCCGACAACAAGGTCATAATGCCGCATAGCCCGAGCGTTGGCGTGAACTCGGTCGCGAGTCTGCACGCCTACAGCACCGTCACCAATGCCGTGCGCCCGCACGAGTTCTCTGAAGAGTTCACTGGACCGGCAGAGCGCATAGCCGCCCTGTTCCAAGAGCCGATAATCCCCGAGAACGGCAAAATCACCCTGCCCGATCGCCCCGGCTTCGGGCTAGACTTCGACGAAGCCGAGCTGGAGAAGGCGATAATCGCCTAG
- a CDS encoding GNAT family N-acetyltransferase, whose protein sequence is MTIEIRFVGEDEHEPLIKSVSQGFGTPMDDDDILAAFKRPLKNGRSVAGYDGSDIVGGFTVFPLDMNVPEGRRVHTAVVSNVAVLPTHRRRGILTRMMDCQMRAAHERGESVAILGASESIIYGRYGYGIAAQHERWGIDRAHTAMQFAPTPTGSLRFINKDGAQSTLMDVANRACADRPAFVPLREEHWDFFMADLELERNGASAMSFVLYEEDGQANGYVIYRLRERTVIVGDLMAVTDTAYTALWQFCFGIDLRNRIESRSRPVDDPLPWMLADPRRLERVPYDGMWLRIVDVPAALEVRDYAVEGRVVFDVVDDFCAWNSGRFVLEAGQGGAACKPTTAAPDVTLPAASLAAIYLGGADLSVLARASRAEVANPDVARKVDAMFKARLKAWWPHEL, encoded by the coding sequence ATGACGATAGAAATCAGATTCGTGGGTGAAGACGAACACGAACCGCTAATCAAGAGCGTGTCGCAGGGCTTTGGGACGCCGATGGACGATGACGATATCCTCGCTGCGTTCAAGCGCCCGTTGAAGAACGGCAGGTCTGTCGCGGGGTATGATGGCAGCGACATCGTGGGCGGCTTCACCGTATTTCCGCTTGACATGAATGTGCCGGAGGGAAGGCGCGTTCACACCGCCGTAGTGTCCAATGTCGCGGTGCTGCCCACTCACCGCAGGCGAGGCATACTCACGCGAATGATGGACTGCCAGATGCGCGCGGCGCACGAGCGCGGCGAATCGGTGGCGATACTCGGAGCGTCCGAGAGCATCATCTACGGACGCTACGGCTATGGCATCGCGGCGCAGCACGAACGCTGGGGCATTGACCGCGCGCATACCGCGATGCAGTTCGCGCCCACACCGACAGGTAGCCTGCGATTCATAAACAAGGATGGCGCGCAATCCACGCTGATGGATGTGGCTAATCGTGCCTGCGCGGACAGACCCGCATTCGTCCCGCTTCGTGAGGAGCATTGGGACTTCTTTATGGCGGACTTGGAGCTCGAACGAAATGGCGCCAGCGCGATGAGCTTCGTGCTATATGAAGAAGACGGGCAGGCAAACGGCTATGTCATTTATCGCCTGCGTGAACGGACTGTCATCGTGGGTGACCTAATGGCAGTTACGGATACGGCATACACCGCTCTCTGGCAGTTCTGCTTCGGTATAGACCTGCGGAACAGGATAGAATCGCGCAGCCGCCCGGTGGACGATCCGCTGCCGTGGATGCTCGCCGACCCGCGCCGCCTTGAGCGCGTGCCATACGATGGCATGTGGTTGCGCATCGTGGATGTGCCCGCCGCACTTGAGGTGCGAGATTACGCTGTAGAAGGACGCGTGGTGTTCGATGTGGTGGACGACTTCTGCGCTTGGAACTCCGGCCGGTTCGTATTGGAGGCAGGGCAAGGCGGCGCGGCATGCAAGCCTACGACAGCGGCTCCTGACGTTACACTGCCCGCAGCCTCGCTCGCGGCGATATACTTGGGCGGCGCGGATTTGAGCGTATTGGCGCGCGCCTCTCGCGCAGAAGTCGCCAACCCGGATGTCGCGCGCAAGGTAGATGCGATGTTCAAGGCGCGGCTGAAGGCGTGGTGGCCTCACGAACTATAG
- the dgoD gene encoding galactonate dehydratase, translated as MKITSVETYPVDRYLFVKVHTDEGITGYGEAGAWGHLEATEAAIRLKFAPYLVGKDPLLIEHHWQTMYRTGHFRGAAIMAGISALDIALWDIAGKHFGVPVYQLLGGKVRDKARVYYHVFGSTREELVSGVKAAKEMGFTAVGHLTPFLDEDRAVPYYKSHADKMADAIDAVRLYREAAGNEVDLCIEIHRRLTPAEAVVLAQGIAEFHPMFYEDPILPEHYDAMGLVANQITVPIATGERFQTIHEFDMLLKRGAVQYIRPDVCLAGGITHTKKIAALAEASYVGVVPHNPLGPISTAACLQIAACSPNFAIQEYPTGEHDFPKNVMVKEPIAVEDGFLIIPDAPGIGIEIADDAQEKAPPRTYGQINVRLHRDGSVVDQ; from the coding sequence ATGAAAATTACATCAGTCGAAACATATCCGGTGGACAGGTATCTGTTCGTGAAGGTGCACACGGACGAGGGGATAACGGGCTACGGCGAGGCAGGCGCTTGGGGACACTTAGAAGCGACCGAAGCCGCCATCCGCCTGAAGTTCGCGCCGTATCTGGTGGGCAAAGACCCGCTGCTCATCGAGCATCACTGGCAGACGATGTATCGCACCGGACACTTCCGCGGCGCGGCGATAATGGCGGGTATAAGCGCGCTGGACATCGCGCTGTGGGACATCGCCGGCAAGCACTTCGGCGTTCCCGTGTACCAACTGCTCGGCGGCAAGGTACGCGACAAAGCGCGCGTCTATTACCATGTGTTCGGCTCCACGCGCGAAGAGTTGGTGTCCGGTGTGAAGGCGGCGAAGGAAATGGGCTTTACGGCAGTCGGACACCTGACTCCGTTCCTTGACGAAGATCGCGCCGTGCCGTACTACAAGTCGCATGCGGACAAGATGGCGGACGCTATTGACGCCGTGCGGTTATACCGTGAGGCTGCGGGCAACGAAGTTGACCTGTGCATCGAGATTCACCGCCGGCTGACACCCGCCGAAGCTGTCGTATTGGCGCAGGGCATCGCCGAGTTCCACCCGATGTTCTACGAAGACCCTATCCTGCCGGAGCATTACGACGCGATGGGATTGGTAGCGAACCAGATTACCGTGCCGATTGCCACTGGCGAGCGATTCCAGACCATCCACGAATTCGACATGCTGCTCAAGCGCGGCGCGGTGCAGTACATCCGCCCGGATGTGTGCTTGGCTGGCGGCATCACGCACACCAAGAAGATTGCAGCGCTTGCCGAGGCCAGCTACGTCGGTGTAGTGCCGCACAATCCACTTGGTCCGATAAGTACGGCTGCGTGCCTGCAAATTGCGGCATGCTCGCCGAACTTCGCCATCCAGGAATACCCAACCGGCGAACACGACTTCCCGAAGAATGTGATGGTGAAAGAGCCTATCGCAGTCGAAGACGGCTTCCTGATTATCCCAGACGCTCCGGGCATCGGCATCGAAATCGCCGACGACGCGCAAGAAAAAGCGCCACCGCGAACCTACGGTCAGATTAACGTCCGCCTCCACCGCGACGGCTCCGTAGTTGACCAGTAG
- a CDS encoding sulfite exporter TauE/SafE family protein yields MELAIGWNQVAFALFALLAGCTVYSATGFGIAMVSMPIMLLAVGDPQTAVVVVNTAGVSAGILIAIQARNDIPYREIVPIVVAGIFGVPFGTAILKFADPTIVRIGIVVLILALAALSMKEFKGEIPFAGTLGAIAGFLVGATLTAFAVGGPLIVLFLLARNLGRRSVRGAMALYLLVIAGIGVVAYASAGLYNAERLTLVAIVLIPSFIGFGLGALLIQRMSERIFRYVALGIVILSSMAVLLPEAMKLVRV; encoded by the coding sequence ATGGAATTGGCAATAGGTTGGAATCAGGTCGCGTTTGCGCTCTTTGCGCTGCTTGCGGGCTGCACAGTGTACAGCGCGACAGGATTCGGCATCGCGATGGTCTCCATGCCGATTATGCTGCTTGCCGTAGGCGACCCGCAGACGGCGGTTGTGGTGGTGAACACGGCTGGCGTAAGCGCCGGTATCCTGATAGCGATTCAGGCGAGAAATGATATTCCATACAGGGAGATTGTTCCGATTGTGGTGGCGGGTATTTTCGGAGTTCCATTCGGGACGGCGATCTTAAAGTTTGCGGACCCTACCATCGTTCGCATAGGCATAGTTGTGCTGATTTTGGCGCTCGCTGCCCTGTCGATGAAGGAGTTCAAGGGTGAAATACCATTTGCGGGCACGCTGGGAGCTATCGCGGGCTTTCTAGTTGGCGCTACCCTGACGGCGTTTGCCGTGGGCGGCCCGCTGATCGTCCTTTTTCTGCTCGCGAGGAATCTAGGAAGACGGTCGGTGCGTGGAGCGATGGCGCTCTACCTTCTCGTCATTGCCGGGATTGGAGTAGTCGCTTATGCCTCCGCCGGACTGTACAACGCGGAACGCCTGACGCTGGTCGCTATTGTGCTAATCCCGTCCTTCATCGGATTCGGGTTGGGCGCGCTGCTGATTCAGCGCATGAGCGAGAGGATATTTCGTTATGTGGCATTGGGAATAGTCATTCTTTCGAGTATGGCTGTTCTGTTGCCGGAGGCTATGAAACTGGTGCGCGTGTGA
- a CDS encoding sulfite exporter TauE/SafE family protein: MIEMGWLEAAVAMAAMFLGATVFSATGFGIGMVSTPIMLLAHGPQSAIIVPGTLGMGVAVWIIWKSWRDVPFKQVVPIALAAVVGSPIGVYILSNADASVLSIVIAGFIILFAVGSFFKVERELPYSTPLGILAGFIVGVLLPTTGVAGSLVMLYLMTKNWERQTVRAAMAFFLMTLTTVAVVQFALAGLYTQERLMLISVAAIPALIGLALGAFIIKRINERAFQYAVIGIIIFSSLVAIAQELVNL; encoded by the coding sequence TTGATTGAAATGGGTTGGCTGGAGGCGGCTGTGGCGATGGCTGCGATGTTTCTGGGAGCTACGGTGTTCAGCGCGACGGGTTTCGGGATAGGCATGGTTTCCACGCCCATCATGCTACTTGCCCATGGGCCGCAGTCCGCCATTATTGTGCCGGGAACCCTGGGAATGGGAGTGGCCGTCTGGATAATCTGGAAGTCGTGGCGAGATGTGCCTTTCAAGCAGGTAGTCCCCATAGCGCTGGCTGCAGTGGTTGGTTCGCCTATCGGCGTGTACATACTCAGCAACGCGGACGCGAGCGTGCTCAGCATAGTTATCGCCGGGTTTATTATACTCTTCGCTGTCGGATCGTTCTTCAAGGTGGAGCGTGAACTGCCGTACTCGACGCCGCTAGGGATACTGGCGGGTTTCATCGTGGGCGTGCTGCTGCCGACGACCGGCGTCGCAGGCTCACTGGTGATGCTCTATTTGATGACAAAGAACTGGGAACGCCAGACCGTCAGGGCAGCGATGGCATTCTTCCTGATGACGCTGACTACGGTCGCGGTCGTTCAATTCGCGCTTGCCGGCTTGTACACGCAAGAGCGGCTGATGCTGATAAGCGTCGCGGCGATACCTGCGCTGATAGGCTTGGCGCTAGGCGCATTCATCATCAAGCGCATCAACGAGCGGGCGTTTCAATATGCCGTGATTGGCATCATCATCTTCTCCAGCTTGGTGGCAATCGCTCAGGAATTGGTAAATCTTTAA
- a CDS encoding sulfite exporter TauE/SafE family protein: MSAIQIGVAALMMFLGCTALSATGFGIGMVAMPGLLFVLEPQTAVVVLNTVAIAVEAWVVVQARKDIPFRDVLPIAAAGALGVPFAVYILKFADPSIMRIGISALIIALAATAAVNFQRDFPFSKAVGILSGFGVGVVLPAFGVGGPLVTLYLLTRSWGRQSIRAAMAFYLLALDVFGIAGYAVAGLYTAERLNLIALMVIPMLLGLGLGSVILKMMSERVFRYAVVMLIVLSSLSVLVREVASL, encoded by the coding sequence GTGAGCGCGATTCAGATTGGGGTAGCCGCCCTGATGATGTTCCTGGGCTGCACTGCCCTGAGCGCGACGGGTTTCGGTATTGGAATGGTGGCAATGCCCGGCCTGCTGTTCGTACTGGAGCCGCAGACTGCGGTTGTTGTACTGAACACGGTGGCGATAGCAGTCGAGGCGTGGGTAGTCGTACAGGCTCGCAAGGATATACCGTTCCGGGATGTCTTGCCGATTGCCGCTGCAGGGGCACTAGGCGTCCCGTTCGCTGTGTACATCCTGAAGTTTGCCGATCCGAGCATAATGCGTATCGGCATCTCCGCGCTGATAATTGCGTTAGCAGCCACTGCTGCGGTTAATTTCCAGAGAGATTTTCCCTTTTCAAAGGCGGTCGGCATTCTGTCGGGGTTCGGAGTAGGTGTCGTGCTCCCGGCGTTTGGGGTGGGCGGGCCACTGGTTACGCTGTACCTCCTTACGCGAAGCTGGGGCAGGCAGTCAATCAGGGCCGCGATGGCGTTCTATCTGCTTGCACTGGACGTATTCGGCATAGCAGGGTACGCTGTGGCGGGTCTTTACACGGCTGAGAGGCTGAACCTGATTGCGCTTATGGTGATACCGATGCTGCTGGGATTGGGGCTTGGTTCTGTGATTCTGAAGATGATGAGCGAGCGCGTATTTCGCTATGCGGTCGTGATGTTGATTGTATTGTCCAGCCTGTCTGTGCTGGTCAGGGAGGTGGCAAGCCTTTGA
- a CDS encoding sulfite exporter TauE/SafE family protein, translated as MDALSVGLTGEQLLLVVAMVFAGALVYCTVGFGIGVTAIPLLLLLLDTQTAVVLINTVSLFMFSLVIWRTWQHIPVRQVLPIVVAGIIGVPFAIFILTDTPDTLLRIAIASLILGLTLLAAFNTRRTLPKSSWIGAGAGFVVSVMVNAFGVGGALLALALLSRRLSSQALRGSLSLYFLAVEGAGVIGYGVAGLLTQERMLLIAVSALPVVLGFGVAMLILRHINEVMFRRLVIAAIMGTSVTVLAREAISLL; from the coding sequence TTGGATGCGTTATCGGTCGGTCTCACGGGCGAGCAGCTACTGCTGGTTGTAGCGATGGTGTTCGCGGGCGCTCTCGTCTATTGCACCGTCGGATTCGGTATCGGCGTAACAGCGATACCGCTGCTGCTATTGCTGCTCGACACGCAGACCGCTGTGGTGCTCATCAACACGGTCTCGCTGTTTATGTTCTCGCTAGTGATATGGCGAACTTGGCAGCACATCCCGGTGCGTCAGGTGTTACCCATCGTCGTTGCCGGTATCATCGGAGTGCCGTTCGCCATTTTCATTCTGACGGACACGCCGGACACGCTACTCCGTATCGCCATTGCATCGCTCATTTTGGGGCTAACTCTACTTGCCGCATTTAACACGCGCCGGACACTGCCAAAATCCTCGTGGATTGGTGCGGGTGCCGGGTTCGTGGTGAGCGTTATGGTGAATGCGTTCGGCGTTGGCGGCGCGCTGTTGGCATTGGCGCTGCTATCCCGGCGCCTCTCGAGTCAGGCGCTGCGCGGCTCGCTGTCGCTGTATTTTCTTGCCGTAGAGGGCGCCGGTGTCATAGGATACGGCGTTGCGGGGCTGCTGACACAGGAGCGCATGCTGCTTATCGCGGTGTCGGCGCTGCCGGTTGTACTAGGTTTCGGGGTGGCAATGCTAATTTTGCGCCACATAAACGAAGTGATGTTCCGGCGATTGGTCATTGCGGCGATAATGGGCACGAGCGTGACGGTTCTGGCGAGGGAGGCTATTAGCCTGTTGTGA